The Rhizophagus irregularis chromosome 12, complete sequence sequence ATAAAGGTAAATATGTACAAGAAACGCTAACTTTGATACATGaggttgaatatttttatttatttatttccttttgttttttttagcttGCCAATCACGCCGGCGGGTTACATGCTATATTTGATTCAGGATCAATTGCGATTCTGAATCAACTCTCTCAGGGGTAAACAAGGCTTTAAACTCATAATTGagattattatattcaagtatttgattttcttctcaaattataattcaGAAACGAGTCAGTAAAGTTTCGCGTATTTGATTTGATATCTCAAATATCAATATCTTCTCCAGAGGCATTTCAATTATGTGAATCTTCTGGTGCCTTAAATGCGATAACTTCTGGATTTAATTCAACCGATCTATTGCTTAAATTAAATGCCATAGAAACCTTTTCCAAGGTTTGATAATTAATCATGTTtgaattttaagaattataaattattagtaatagtttatttattattgaagatAAACCAAAGCCATGCTGGATATATATTTCTTGAAAGAGCTGGAATCTTGCAATCTCTTGTTGATGTCATGACACATGATGATGATGGAGACATTGTATTAGTATTAGTAAAATGTGCGGcactaaaattttttggaaaattatcAGAAATAGAGGTGTGTCTActaatcattataaaaaaaatgtaatcattcaagtcaataataatattcaattttgTATAGGAAGCGGATTTTTCAGaggttaataataaatacaagaTATTGTCCATTATTGATTCTTATCTATTAAGTTCTAATTTGGATTTAAAGGTCTGTTTCTGTTTTTAACCAGAAagtcaaataattttagtttaattgttggttttgtttgattttgtttaattataagATAACTACGATTAATATTATCGGAGTTATTGGAAGCAATCCTCGTggtctaaaattattaaatgccAGTGTAGCACTCGGCAATTTTATGGACCTTTATCAACATTCAGCGGGTGATATTAAAATAGCTTGTTTACAAACCATTTCATGTTTATTTGGTGCTAGGTAAAActatttattccttttttaaaataatttaataattttaaatttataatttatttatctgaCTCGTTTTATTTTTAGTGAAACCCCACCAACAGAACTTTCTGATATTGctcatcaaatttattttcaaattggaggtaatagtatatttagactttaattttattatatttcaacttaaccaaatgaaaattatattattaggcGCTCCTACCCCTCTTTCCACATTAATATCTAATACTAAACAAACTTTAGAAGATCTTCGGATTGCTAGTTTTGCTATTATGCAAAAAATGGCTCTGCATCCTTGGGGTCAAACTGAGATGTCAAATTCCaaagaatttattgattatattttaaatcgaACAACTGAAACTACTAAATTAGGAAAGGAATGGAAGTTTACGATTGTTCAAACTTTAGTCAAAGCTCATAATGCTGAAAATATTATTCCACCCAACATTTTTGATCGTTTAACACGATATCTTCGAGAAGGACCTTTCTATGTGAAAACAGAGGCTACTGTAGCATTTGAAAGTGCATAAAGTTATGTTTTGTCAAATACCGTAAGATATATTcctttaaattatcatttatgtTTGCGTATAAGTCGTCATACGTTGAAAAGGTTCTTCAAGATGTCTCGCTAATGCGTCAgtcttttttcaattaataacaattattaataaatttattaaaatatctaataataaatcgTTCAAATTAATGTTAAACAGTATAAAAACCTTTGCTTTTAATATTCCTAGTTCAACTTCAGGCTTAGCAACAAGACAAAGTAACATATTGCTAACCGTAGTTATCGCAACATTTCCTTTCTTTAAGGGTTTAATAATAGtgagaataaataataaaaatgaatggtaaaaaattaagaaaattattcacCTCGCATTCAACcaacaaaaattttagattatcATCACGCATTAAattctttccatttttttcaaaagtgCTCCATATATTTGAGGCTATTGCAGCATAAACTCTAGCATCACGATCCGAGTCAGAAATAAAAGCTAAGGGAGAACCCTCAGAATTTAAAAGACTGTAAAGTTTCTTAAATAAGTTAGTAAAtccgaaattatttaatttaacagtGTGTACGACGAcataaatgtgaaaaaaacATACAGTGTTGCTTTAACACCGCCAGTAGTTGCTTGTTTAAGAACTTGAGAAATTGCCTTTGGTTTGAgcattttttagaaaatgaaaaatgtttaggctaattttgatataaaaaataattttttgttacgTTATGCATTAAGTTAAATTACGTCAATAACCGACGGAACGTCAGTTTCAGAAAAACAACTATCACtagaacaaattaattatagcaTATTCATTGTCACTATAATATATTCATACAAACCgtaaataaaaggaaaataataaaaagatggCAGTGGTGGCACTTTTTGTGGCAGTGTTGTACACAACAAATGATTCCAGTTCAATACCATTGTGAAGCATTTTGTATGGCCATAGCAGATAGCACTCATGCTGAGTCAAAGGAAACAATCACTACTATTTCAATATTCATGCACATTCGTCATTGCTATTTCAGAAACACTTTCATACATCTAtgttatttaaagtaataactaataattaaaaaagtacataaaaagatttagattatctatttaatttttgtatttatctAGAGTTCATCTACATCTTGCATAACCccgtattttcttttttacttattacGGCTTGATCATACCTGATGTTGATGTAccggtgaaaaaaaaaaatttttttttaaaatataaaaatagacaaaaatttaattttacccCGTactctgaaaaaaaaaactttgctttcaaaaggaaaaaaagggttatttctaaatattaattaataataatgactaCATACGGACGCGATCAGGTTAACGGTACTGCCGAAGGGAAGGTAAATAACCCATATATGCCACGATATGAAGAATTACTGAGCCGGGTTAATAACTTCTCTATCATCGAATCAACTCTAAgaggttcttttttttatacttacaTAACGAATAAtttggattttattatttaaataaataattttaattcgataaattcgatgatttttttatatcttttagaGGGAGAACAATTTGCCAATGCTTTTTTTGATACAGCTAAAAAGATTGAAATAGCCAAAGCATTGGATGATTTTGGAGTCGAATATATTGAATTGACATCACCAGCTGCTTCAGAACAATCAAGACAAGATTGCACGGCTATTTGTCAATTAGGATTGAAAGCTAAAATTTTAACTCATATCAGATGTCATATAGATGATGCTCGAATTGCAGTAGAAACCGGTATGATTCCTAAATTAGatcctaataataataaattaataattttaacattttaactTTTCATGATGCACAGGTGTTGATGGTGTCGATATTGTAATTGGTACCTCATCATATCTTCGTGAGTTTTCTCATGGAAAAGATATGAATTATATTACCGAAAAAGCTACAGAAGTtataaatttcgttaaatcTAAGGGAATCGAGGTTCGATTTTCCTCAGAAGATTCATTTCGTAGTGATCTGGTTGACTTATTAAGTATTTATCGCACTGTGGATAAATTGGGAGTTAATCGTGTCGGTATTGCTGACACAGTTGGCTGCGCAAATCCACGACAAGTTTATGAATTGGTTAGAACACTTCGTGGAGTTGTATCTTGTGATATTGAATGTCATTTTCACAATGATACTGGTTGTGCAATCGCTAATGCTTATGCAGGTAAGAAAACCTTTTTTTcgtgtattaaattattataacgaTTTAAACTcttataaattcatttattgatattttagcTCTCGAGGCTGGTGCAACTCATATCGATACCTCAGTACTTGGTATTGGTGAGCGTAACGGTATAACTCCTCTTGGTGGATTTTGTGCTCGTATGTACACCGCAGACAAGAATTATATCAAGAATAAATATAAGCTTCATATGCTACGTGACCTCGAAAATTTGGTAGCTGATGCAGTTAGCGTTCAAGttccatttaataattatattaccgGTTATTGTGCATTTACTCATAAGGCTGGTATTCACGCCAaagcaattttaaataatccaagTACTTATGAAATCTTGAAACCAGAAGATTTTGGGTGAGTCTATGATCTTTtacttgaaataaaattatttaattgttgttgatttatttatttatttatttttatttttcttttcttttctttttcttttttttttaaaaaaaaaagtatgacaAGGTATGTGTCTATCGGACATCGATTGACGGGCTGGAATGCTGTCAAAAATCGTGTTGAACAACTGGGTCTCAGTCTAACTGATGACCAAGTTAAAAAGGTTACTGCTAAGATTAAGGAATTAGCAGATATTCGTCCACAAAGTATGGAGGACGTTGATAATCTGTTACGAGATTATCATTATGCCGTTACTTCGGGAGATCAATCTCAAGTTGCAAATGTTTTATCTACCGCAATTGCAAACTAATTATAACCCCTccctaatttttctaattacaTAGACAAAagtatattttactaattttactcATTTCGGATAACTTACCCTTTCTTACCGAAGAACATTTATATCAAAGtctattcaaaatattcaaaatacatttaataatattataaatgtatatacacatttgtatataatataatattatttttgttgtctcttttctttttgttttatgTTGTTTTTTTCCTACTATTTgtgaaatttgtgaaaaagtattaataataaataaaagtattaatgttatattaatgGCGACTTCGCATCCTAAAGACGGTggttattttcataatatataaatgaacaagtgttattaattatttaatattatagatatctcttttatttttaaacttatcttgcctataataaatttaaaaactaatttaataaatgaatttttattttaaatcctAACTACATTTGACCGGTTTTCTTTACTAAAGACGAAAAAAGAAAGGACAATAAAACGTATTAAGATGTTATTAATGATTAAagatacaatataaatatgacTAATGGTAAATGTTCATACTTCATCCATTTCTTCAATCTTAGCTTTatcttcatctttttttaaaactctGTTTTTTCGGTCCAGCAGACTCTTTCTGTCCTTATTAATCTTTAGCTTAGTTACCACAACATTTGACGGATGAATACCAACTGGAACAGTGTTACCGCTTATTTTTTCCTTACTGATGCGATCAATGTGGATAACCCATCTCTTACGATAAACTCTGAGTACTTTTCCATCACGACCTTTAAATGTACCACGTACGATACGAACTTCATCATCTTTACGAATTGGAATAGATCGAGtctacataaaattttttttagataataattaaaatatatatatatatatatttgtttttttttaaaaaaaattacattatatttgTCTCTAAGTTCCTTGGATAATGCAGCACTCATAATTTTCCTGCGGACCGAAGAGGGAGCAGAAAAATGCGCTTTTCGGCTTTTACGTCGAGAAGAACTAAcatctaaaatttataaaaatttaattcataatgAGAATTCTTTTGCgcgaattttttaattaaatccatcatttaaaaattgcattattataaatttaactttaaaacaataaaatccatgaattaactaaaaaaagtcatttaaCAACTCTTTCACCTTTAGAGAATTTCATTGTTTCCGGCACTTAGATATCTAGAAGTGagagaagaaaaatttttcaacttcaatttttatgatttatgtGTTTTGATACAACCAATTAAAACCTTTCAAGTTCTACTAATTATTGTGTAAcgctgaaaataaaaagacaCGAACTTTTATCCCGTTTTCGAAACttctcaaaaattaaaatgtcgTTAGATTTTTCTCAAATTTTAGGTATCTCTTTTTTAGAGTAGAGTTTAAGAGTTACTTCGTCAGCACACGTATTAAAacacgaaaaatttttactgaatcgtttcaaatttcaatttcaagcTCCTAGTTTAAATGAAGTCTCCATAGCAGAAATCGAGGGAAAAATTTGTGAGTTGTACGCAGTACTTCAAAAAAattgtgaatttttaattcatttggCTTTCCTTTAGTGAATTTAGGATGTGCCAAGGATCAAAACCTCACACATTACATAAATTCCGAGgtttgttaaatattatttattattatgtgtAATACgctaaaaattaacattttatttacgTTTATTAGGGTATTGTGTTTCCAAACCTGCAAGTCCCTTATCAACTTTCGCATCCAGATTTAGTTCACCTTGGTACACGAAGAGTTGTAACTGACCTACCAACGTCACCCACCGCTTATGGACGATTTATGGATTCAGTTAAGCATTCGATTGAGtaagtttctttttataaaataattcccttttgttttataatatcaCTCATCattaatcttattttaaaaagtgaGCAAATAAATCAAGCTCAAACATATATACAAGAAGTAactcaaaatattaaagatatgcTTCCATCATTCTtgaataattacatttttaatgcCGATACCGAAGAATATATGCAATCGCTTCGTATGAAAATAGATCGTTATCCTGCGAAAATTATTGATTGGCATccatatttttctatatttgcAGTAGCCCATAGAGTGGATGTCATTTTGCTATATGATTTACGTGTTGAAGGTGAGGATTCAGatacttaataaaatgtttaaaaaacgAACCAgattaatatatttagttGAATTCTAGAATGGTTTCCCGAAGTCTTAGAGAATAGTTTGCAAAAGGAGATTACATGTATGGCTTGGAAGCCATTAGGCGGAAATATCTTAGCAGTCGGATGTCGGTATGTTTtcaaccaaaaaataaaatatatacgtatgaataatattttctcattaaattcttttaaataatttattaagacGTGGAATTTGTTTATGGGAACTTTCACTTGAACAGAAGAAAGAATCGGTACCAACGCGTCTTCCCGCGTGGATGCGTCACCTTCATTACCCTGGACACGAAAATATTGTTTCGTTAGCTTGGCATCCACATGGATAATATCCTTAATTATTCcacgaaattttattaataattataacaattataataatgtaatctTTGACTTGTGACATAACCTCATTAGCAACAGGTTCGGCGGATGGTTCAGTAATTCTTTGGGATACAGCGTTTGAAACAGGAACACCTTTAACAAGAAATCGCAAAGTTACGTTTCTGAGCTGGAGTCCTGttggagaatttttattttcatcatcattgtAAGGTATTTTAGATAAAGTTATCGACATTCTTGTGcgtattgtttatattaatcaaGTAATGTTATATAGAGACGGTAAAATTGAAGTATGGGAGACTCAACGATGGACATCCAAAACAATAACTTCGAATGGGTATCCCGTCGAggtgaattaatttttaattatttattgcttttctaaataacttattatcctgaaaaaaaatttttttttttaagacagGATGTTGGACAACAGATGGACGTGCTTTATTCTTGGGATTCGACGGATATGAGGGTGAAATTCTTGTACTTTCTATATCTCCAAACTTTGATTACGAATGGTTACCTAAAATAGATTTATCTCCAATTCCTGAATGGTATAATATGaattctttgaattttaatgtaaagtataaaatttatatgtaaccATATAATGTTAACGTTTTCACATATCATCAGCGCTGGTATAGGAATTGAACAACTGGCAATTGATCCGAACGGCGAACGTCTTATTGCATGTTTCAAAAATACGCAATTGTTCAAAGATACACCATTGTTACTTGTTTTTGATGCTAAGTTACCATCGCAAGTGTCAAAGAAAGCCAATCTTTTGAATTTTCCAAGAACGATGCGAGGACCCGCATGGAATGATCCTGACGATCAAGGTGCATTTTTAACACAATCTGACCCCAAACCAGTATCCCTAAGCTTTGCTAAACAATTTACTAGAGGATCTTTATTAAGTCCGGTATGTATTATTAGggtatcaatttttaaaacataaaatttattaattaatttgtataattggtaatttaatttttaggtATGGGGAGATGGCCAAATATCTTTTATAccatttttatacaataaagctaataaataaacttaatatattatttgatggTTAATAATTGCATAAATagtaaagtatttaaatattttttcttaattaacaAATTAGAAACTCATTTAATTAAGAGtaaattggtataaaaaatttatatttaaacaaattaaattatgtttCATTAGTGTCATCTATATAGAACAAAATCATAGCAAAATATATGAATTGCTTTCGAGGTTGGGTAAAGTTACCACCCTCTCTTGGATAAAAGTTGATCGTCAGATAATGTGTCAATATTAATACCAacctaaaatattaacaaaattacagaaacgttaactaaattctttcaataatataatcaaacaataaaatttaccattgCATCACCAAGATCCTCCGATACTTCGGCCAAAATTTTAGGATCATCAAAATGTGTAACAGCCTGAACAATAGCTTTGGCTCTTTTAGCAGGATCTCCAGATTTGAATATCCCAGAACCAACAAAAACTCCATCGCATCCAAGTTGCATCATCATAGCTGCATCGGCTGgtctaataatattagaaataacaaaattagTTAGGTATTTGGATGCATAAgttatatttagaaatttacTCACGTTGCTAAACCACCTGCGGAAAAATTTACAACTGGAAGTCTTCTAAGTTTGGCGGTCtcttttaacaaattataagGTGCCTGTAATTCTTTGGCATAAGAAAAAAGCTCTTCTTCACTCATTAAAGAAGCTTTTCTAATCTCACGGGTAATAGTTCTCATGTGACGTACAGCTTCCACAACATTTCCTGTGCCAGCTTCGCCTTTAGTTCTTATCATTGCAGCGCCCTCATTAATACGTCGAAGTGCTTCACCCAAATTTTTTGCGCCACATACAAAAGGAACTTTATAGTTGTGCTTATTTATGTGGTTCTCTTCATCGGCCGGTGTTAGCACTTCAGATTCATCGATATAATCTATACCAATAGACTCTAAAATCTACAAAGATTGAATTAGATCGATAATTCAGTTAAATTGTTACAATAAAATACGTACTTTACCTGAGCTTCAACGAAATGACCAATTCTAACTTTAGCCATCACTGGAATTGTGACAGCTTCTTTAATCTCTTTGATCATCTTTGGATCTGACATACGTGCCACTCCACctaaaaaatagtaaatcgTTTATAAATAGTTCATTTTTAACTTGGCTAATTCATGATTCACGGTTCAATTACCTTGTATTCTAATATCAGCAGGCACACGTTCTAATGCCATAACAGCACATGCACCAGCCTCTTCGGCAATTCGAGCTTGTTCAGCATTAACCACGTCCATAATAACTCCTCcctatatttttgaaattccattatttttgCTCTCTCTACccttatttattttgatttgctttaaatgaatatttcataaaaaaactttattaaaggAAATTGACCAAACCTTTAAATTTTGGGCAAGTCCAGTTTTAACAGTAAATGTAGCCTGAGAGGTAATTCCATTTTGAGAAACTTTAGTCGAATATGATTCTTTGGATGCCAAATTAGCTGGAATGGAAAaagacattttattttattttttatttttatttttatttttttaaattaaaaaaatcaactgtttaaattaaaaaaaaaatttttgataaaaattttcgatttataataatatatcttcAATTACTAAATAAGGTAAATCTGAttgtcattatttattattcattcattatataatcatttcttataattataattgagtctatttttaataattccattAAGAGTGTCGTCAAACGACAGTCAGACCaataatcagatttttttttatagctatCACTCTGcttaattacataaataaattacatggttgagatatactaaataaatattatacaaaacgGCTATTTTTGAAGATCTTTGATCAAATCTATTCCATTTATCTGTTctacattaatatttaaaataaaattagttcgCAGTATTCATTAAATCACGTTAATCCCCAAATACCATTTATTAATcaactttaatttttgttgGTGGAGCTGAAATATAATtagatgtaaaataattattagaaatagAATATACTAAAATGATtccaataaatatattcattagaaaTTTACCGACGAATACTCTGCTCAcgaatttcaatatttcatcGATTATGATAACAGGAAATGATATCCACAACACGGCTATCCATTCCTCCTGATTGAGAGGAACAATGgcaaataaattctaatatgaaaaaatgtgatgcaattaaataattattaaatatacaaaaaattctctaaaaaatatttttttataaataatgtactTACCGAAAAGAATGGTACGTAAAGAATCATGAAATGTAAAACCATTGAAAGTATAATAGACAACACAAGATACATATTTTTCCATATAGGTAAGGTAAATAAACTCTCATTTTCGCTAAGAGAATTAGTGGCATTGAACATTTCTATGGTAACCAATACCGAAAGTGACATTGTTGTGGCACGTTTTGCCATCTCATTAACAAACATTTCACAGCCGATTTCAGGGAATAATTCTCCGCATTTATGAAAGTTTGACTAAAATGATCAcataaacattaataaaaaatatatataacacgtgtaaataaattatacaagaTCTTACCAATTGGTGAAATGATATTTGTGGCCCttgatcataaaataaaaaccacCAAGCATATGCAAATACAGTCGCAGCGCCGACATAAGTGCCTACAACCATATATCGGAAAAACAACCATCTTCCAACAATAGGTTCATGTCTATCTCGTGGTGGTTGTCGCATGATATCTTGATCAGGAGGGTTGAAACCAAGAGCAGTTGCTGGAAGACCATCAGTTACAAGATTCACCCAAAGTAATTGAACAGGTATAAGTGCTTCTGGCATGCCGAGCAGTACTGTGAGGAAAATGCTATAAGATTGACCATATTGTAAgtaaatttaactaaaattgaaatataacaaatattgaTATAAGAAAATATCAAACCTCACTACTTCGCCAATATTTGAACTAATTAAATAACGAATGAATTGTTTTGTATTGTTATATATTGATCGACCTTCCTCGACAGCACCTTCAATACTTGCAAAATTATCATCAGCAAGAACCATATCAGCAGCCAACTTAGCAACATCGGTACCGTCACCCATTGCTATACCAATATCGGCCTTTTTGAGGGCTGGAGCATCATTAACGCCATCTCCAGTCTTTTTGTTTACGAAAAGATTAATCAGATTAATCataatacttataaaataaataaaaagatatattttttataaaaatatttgattcatACCATAGCAACAACTTCACCTTGACTCTTTAATAGTTCAACAAGTTCACTCTTGTGATTTGGTTCAGTTCTAGAGAACAAACTTACATGTCTAACAACCTCaagtttttcattttttgataaatcatcaaattctCTGCCAGTTATTGATTTCCCCGTTATATCTTCATGTTCTCCAAAAATACCAATTTTCCTGCAAATAGCTTCCGCAGTGTTTCGATTATCGCCTGTGATGACAATAACACGAATTCCAGCTGTTTTACATTTACGAATACTATTTTTAACCTCTGGACGAGGTGGGTCAAGCATGCCAACAAGACCAAGGAAAATCATAttcttttcaatattaataaagtttttaggATCAGTAAGATCCCAATCATCCAGTTTACAACCTTCTAACATAGCAATAGCAAGGACACGTAAACCATTTTTAccaaattctaataatttttcatttatcttTTCTCGAATGACAGGATTGAGGTTTGTTGTTGAGTAAGATGATCTAACAGATACACATCGA is a genomic window containing:
- a CDS encoding 60S ribosomal protein L26B variant 3, producing MKFSKDVSSSRRKSRKAHFSAPSSVRRKIMSAALSKELRDKYNTRSIPIRKDDEVRIVRGTFKGRDGKVLRVYRKRWVIHIDRISKEKISGNTVPVGIHPSNVVVTKLKINKDRKSLLDRKNRVLKKDEDKAKIEEMDEV
- a CDS encoding 60S ribosomal protein uL24, with the translated sequence MKFSKDVSSSRRKSRKAHFSAPSSVRRKIMSAALSKELRDKYNTRSIPIRKDDEVRIVRGTFKGRDGKVLRVYRKRWVIHIDRISKEKISGNTVPVGIHPSNVVVTKLKINKDRKSLLDRKNRVLKKDEDKAKIEEMDE
- a CDS encoding 60S ribosomal protein L26B variant 2, with the translated sequence MSAALSKELRDKYNTRSIPIRKDDEVRIVRGTFKGRDGKVLRVYRKRWVIHIDRISKEKISGNTVPVGIHPSNVVVTKLKINKDRKSLLDRKNRVLKKDEDKAKIEEMDE
- a CDS encoding mitochondrial Homoaconitase, which produces MTTYGRDQVNGTAEGKVNNPYMPRYEELLSRVNNFSIIESTLREGEQFANAFFDTAKKIEIAKALDDFGVEYIELTSPAASEQSRQDCTAICQLGLKAKILTHIRCHIDDARIAVETGVDGVDIVIGTSSYLREFSHGKDMNYITEKATEVINFVKSKGIEVRFSSEDSFRSDLVDLLSIYRTVDKLGVNRVGIADTVGCANPRQVYELVRTLRGVVSCDIECHFHNDTGCAIANAYAALEAGATHIDTSVLGIGERNGITPLGGFCARMYTADKNYIKNKYKLHMLRDLENLVADAVSVQVPFNNYITGYCAFTHKAGIHAKAILNNPSTYEILKPEDFGMTRYVSIGHRLTGWNAVKNRVEQLGLSLTDDQVKKVTAKIKELADIRPQSMEDVDNLLRDYHYAVTSGDQSQVANVLSTAIAN